The DNA window ACACCAACGCGCTGTGCCTGGAGATCAAGGGCAAGCTCGACGAGCTTGAGGGCCGCCCGGGCAAGCGCTGGGACTCGGTCGTGAGCAACGTCGTCGCCGCGGTGACGATGGCCGTCTGCGCCTACGTCCTGGCGCGGGTCGGCCTGGGCTAGAGGGGAAGGGGACCAATGGACAAGGAAACGGAAACCAAGGACTACCCGCGCTACTGGCTGCCGGACGCGGCCTACGACGTGCTCAAGTGGGTGGCGCTCGTGGCGCTTCCGGCCGTCGGCTGGGGCTACGGCCAGCTCGCGCAGATCTGGGCGCTGCCCCTGGGCGGCGAGGTCACGGCCACGTGCAGCCTGGCGGCGCTG is part of the Parolsenella massiliensis genome and encodes:
- a CDS encoding phage holin; this translates as MDKETETKDYPRYWLPDAAYDVLKWVALVALPAVGWGYGQLAQIWALPLGGEVTATCSLAALVIGVLIGVSQLSGGDAGEQG